TGTTTATACTGCTCTGCTTTTTCCGCTTCTTTTTCCATAAAGGTTGCCTCACAGATTAAGACATCCACTCCTTCTGCAATTTCCAGACAATTTTTACACTGCCCTGTGTCTGTAATAAACCCAATATGTTTTCCTGGTACAATGTATGTGGTGTCTTTCGGAGAAATTTTTTTGCCTCCCTGTGTTATTGCTTTGTTTTGCTGGAGCTTTCCAAGTAATGGTCCTTCTGGAATTCCCAGCTTTCTTATTTTTGCAATGTCAATCCTTCTTTTATCTCGCTCTCTGAACTTAAATCCAAGACAGGGAATACTGTGTTCCATGGGAAACGCGTCTATCTCAAAATTTTCTGTTTTGATGAATATTCCATTGCTTACTTCCTTAATACTCATGTTGAGCTTGTTGTCAAACGGAAATGCGATAAGCATTGCTTCTATCTGTTTTTTGCAGCCTTTTGGTCCGTAAATTTCTAATGTACTGTCTTTTTTTGCGTACTCTGACGCGCTCAATGTTTGTAACAATCCTGGAAGACCAAGCACATGGTCTCCATGCCAATGGCTAATAAGAATTTTTGTTATTCTTGTTGCGGTTTCTTCTGCTATTTTGAACTGCCGCTGGGTGCCTTCTCCACAATCAATCAATATTCCTTCTCCTTCATATTTGAGAAAGATACTACTATGATTTCTTTCCTTTGTGGGCACCATCGCGCTTGTTCCTAAAAAGACGAGTTCCATGTTTCTTTGTTTTGGTTTGTCGTATATATAGTTTGCCTCTTCAAGTGTCATCTGATTCAGAAAATGAAAATATCTACTTTTCATAAAAAATAAGGATACATAGGGATTTTCAAGGACTGTAAGGCGATTATTTGCTCAGCAACAAAAAAATACACGCACCAACAAGACTTTTTACTGTCAGGGGGACCCATGAACCGAAGTATAGCAGACGCAATAAATTATCATCACTTGTTTGCGTCTGCGGAATAGTGAACGCACTATTTTTATTACAATAATTTGGTGCGTTCACTATAACGAATGAAAAAAAAGAAATATGGAAGAGAAATTCGGTGAATGGGGTATTTTTTAGAAATGGAAGAAAAACAATATCTCGCTCGAAAGATAGGATGGCACTAAAAATCCAAAGCTATATATAGATAAAATGCGGTAAACAGGTTTAAAATGGCAAAAAAACAGAAACAGCAAAAGCCAAAACATATTCAAGCATTTTTCTTTTTTGGTATCTTTCTTCTTGGACTCTATATCGTCAGTGTCGCAAACGGAATGAATGGGGTTACTGGCGCGGTTACTGCTGAGGAGATTTTTACCAATGATCTTCTTTCTACTTACAAAGAGACGTATAATGAGAAAGCTAACGGACTTCCTGATATTCTTTTTACTTTTTTTGGCGATGATGTGGTGAATGTTTACCTTACTGATCTTGATCATCATCTTTATGCTGTGCTTGATGCGGGGGAACTT
This genomic stretch from Candidatus Woesearchaeota archaeon harbors:
- the rnz gene encoding ribonuclease Z; this translates as MELVFLGTSAMVPTKERNHSSIFLKYEGEGILIDCGEGTQRQFKIAEETATRITKILISHWHGDHVLGLPGLLQTLSASEYAKKDSTLEIYGPKGCKKQIEAMLIAFPFDNKLNMSIKEVSNGIFIKTENFEIDAFPMEHSIPCLGFKFRERDKRRIDIAKIRKLGIPEGPLLGKLQQNKAITQGGKKISPKDTTYIVPGKHIGFITDTGQCKNCLEIAEGVDVLICEATFMEKEAEKAEQYKHLTIKQGALIAHTTNVKKLILTHFSQRYKEKAEIEEEAKDVFPNVILAYDGMKLTV